Proteins encoded in a region of the Neodiprion virginianus isolate iyNeoVirg1 chromosome 2, iyNeoVirg1.1, whole genome shotgun sequence genome:
- the LOC124298511 gene encoding nucleolar protein 10 gives MQVSDPNNVKIYNLSAGKSLPEWLSERKRRSLLKKNADIRRRIELIQDFDMPGISTSVKVSRDGQYIFATGIYKPRVKCFDVNNLSLKFERCFDSEVLTFEILSDDYSKLVFLHCDRYIEFHSAQGKYYRLRIPRFGRDMQYHYPSCDLFVVGASNEIYRLNLERGQFLQSLFTEASGINRCTINPIHHSLMIGTQEGRIEAWDPRTRNKVGTLDCAFHCVTENTQLEGFPSITALKFQDALTLGVGTATGQVLLYDIRSNKPLLVKDHMYGLPIRDIEFHNQMGMIYSMDSSVVKIWDKQTGKLYTSIEAQADFNNMCVVPNTGMMFIANEDTKLQTYYIPSLGPAPRWCSFLDNLTEELEESNFDTVYDDYKFITEKELDDFGLAHLKGSNLLRAYMHGYFMDARLYRKARDVAQPFNFDEYQRKQIRKKIEEERTNRVQVSKLPSVNKRLAQKLLDNELDPKAKRKTPNLLKDNRFKPLFEDPNFEVDENTEEFRLLNPVVSQLAKSRRIELNKKLEAQARFDIAREEENALEGKRSSEESSLSDDDSSDDDKGWAKEVQKQHKLIKRETRQREWEEEKARREENQETEAVDRSESKSAKFFKLKEGVEFMGIRTVRQKQNKASLGQRLQAEEVNSVRMLGSLGNREMTFSTKKLKKSGGYSEEKTVKHCAERKRLSRSAGKIGNKLKPKFWNGKRVV, from the exons ATGCAGGTCTCAGATCCTAATAATGTGAAAATCTACAACTTGAGTGCGGGCAAATCTCTTCCCGAG tgGTTATCAGAGAGAAAGCGACGAagtttactaaaaaaaaatgccg ATATCAGAAGACGCATCGAACTTATTCAGGATTTTGATATGCCTGGAATTAGTACGTCTGTCAAAGTTTCCAGGGATGGCCAATATATTTTTGCTACTGGCATATATAAGCCAAGGGTAAAATGTTTTGACGTGAACAACCTATCCCTTAAATTTGAGCGCTGCTTCGATTCTGAAGTTCTCacatttgaaatattgtcTGACGACTACAGTAAG TTAGTCTTCTTGCACTGTGATAGAtacattgaatttcattcggCGCAAGGGAAATATTATAGACTTAGGATACCCCGGTTTGGAAGAGACATGCAGTACCATTATCCGTCCTGCGACCTATTTGTTGTTGGTGCTAG CAATGAGATCTATCGACTGAACCTAGAGAGGggacaatttttacaatcattATTTACGGAGGCCTCTGGGATAAACAGGTGCACCATAAATCCTATTCATCATTCGCTAATGATTGGTACTCAGGAAGGACGAATCGAAGCCTGGGATCCTCGTACCAGAAACAAAGTTGGTACATTAGACTGCGCGTTTCATTGTGTCACCGAAAATACCCA ACTTGAAGGATTTCCGTCAATTACTGCCCTCAAGTTTCAGGATGCACTTACATTGGGCGTGGGTACTGCTACAGGTCAAGTATTACTCTACGACATTAGATCAAATAAACCATTGTTGGTAAAGGATCACATGTACGGATTACCAATCAGAGATATTGAATTTCACAATCAGATGGGTATGATCTACTCTATGGATAGTTCGGTCGTTAAAATTTGGGATAAACAAACG GGCAAGCTGTACACCTCAATAGAAGCACAGGCAGATTTCAACAATATGTGTGTTGTTCCGAATACCGGAATGATGTTTATTGCTAATGAAGATACTAAGTTACAAACTTACTACATACCCAGCCTAGGACCTGCACCTAGGTGGTGCAGTTTTCTTGATAATCTTACTGAAGAACTTGAAGAGTCTAACTTTGATACTGTTTATGATGACTATAAATTCATTACTGAGAAGGAACTGGACGATTTCGGACTAGCACATCTTAAAGGAAGTAACTTACTTAGGGCATACATGCACGGATATTTTATGGATGCTAGGCTCTACAGAAAGGCTAGAGACGTAGCTCAGCCTTTCAACTTTGATGAATATCAGAGGAAACAGAtcagaaagaaaattgaagaggAACGTACGAACCGAGTGCAG gTTTCAAAATTGCCATCAGTTAATAAACGTCTAGCTCAGAAATTGCTGGATAACGAATTAGATCCAAAAGCAAAACGGAAAACACCAAATCTTCTCAAAGACAATCGGTTCAAGCCATTATTTGAAGATCCAAACTTTGAAGTGGACGAAAACACAGAGGAGTTCCGTTTGCTAAATCCTGTAGTATCACAACTTGCCAAATCTAGAAGAATAGAATTAAACAAGAAACTTGAAGCTCAAGCTCGATTTGACATAGccagagaagaagaaaacgcaCTTGAAG GTAAACGAAGTTCGGAGGAAAGTTCATTGTCGGATGATGATAGTTCGGATGACGACAAAGGCTGGGCTAAGGAAGTTCAGAAGCAGCACAAATTAATAAAGAGAGAGACGAGACAAAGAGAGTGGGAAGAAGAAAAGGCGCGAAGAGAAGAGAATCAAGAAACAGAAGCAGTAGATCGATCAGAGAGCAAATCagctaaatttttcaaactcaaaGAAGGCGTCGAGTTTATGGGTATCAGGACTGTcagacaaaaacaaaacaa AGCGAGCCTTGGCCAAAGATTGCAAGCTGAAGAAGTCAATAGTGTCAGAATGCTTGGTTCGTTGGGAAATAGAGAAATGACATTCAGCACTAAAAAG ctaaaaaaatCAGGTGGCTATTCGGAAGAGAAAACAGTTAAGCATTGTGCGGAGCGTAAGCGATTGTCTCGTTCAGCGGGGAAAATCGGCAATAAATTGAAGCCGAAATTTTGGAACGGCAAAAGAGTTGTATAG
- the LOC124298512 gene encoding uncharacterized protein LOC124298512 isoform X1, translating into MMLCWLQSRQNSNKAVNSKNQRTGLNENNGDPLRMSTTSILSELESAEVGEITERPDYENLSTSAVLHYCKCKILRPYLRLLGVMGLRPTSGDDIECSPCYSIFANLHTFQVLIFMCIGYVLQYTACFRRDRGFCYTLMRIDHELVSNTTKELQYERICYGSIAFSYAIPSILHLSAYLYAVYLFRIRENEQLQNLMERAFLMSSDPSDRGSQKRLVRILWLFIVLSIIWMIIALITVNLMMARGIIVFQWLHSSPDQLKTVLKFFLIVCTLWHDMVQGTIITSYCLQGQLLMSHLYFLRTKLLQHTLAPLDWMKEISEFKKLLKYFNDDFGPAVCIYTVVNFSWAAAGILWLLKYDNVDVQSSPIIYISIINVSLWVVISLAPFIQAARLTSACSSIQGIGHEIRVRPFVYQDTPGSDLDTILLYASSLNMCARLFRVPITGRYLLLALTVGSIVMLILGQCHFLSSL; encoded by the exons ATGATGCTTTGCTGGCTGCAGTCTAGGCAAAACTCAAACAAAGCAGTGAATTCAAAAAACCAGCGCACTGGCCTCAACGAAAACAATGGAGACCCATTGCGTATGTCGACAACATCGATTCTATCAGAATTAGAAAGTGCCGAA GTTGGAGAAATTACCGAAAGACCAGATTATGAAAATCTCAGCACTTCAGCCGTCCTACATTATTGCAAATGCAAAATATTACGTCCCTATTTAAGACTTCTCGGAGTAATGGGATTGAGACCAACAAGTGGAGATGATATAGAGTGCTCGCcttgttattcaatttttgccAATCTGCACACTTTTCAAGTCCTTATATTCATGTGCATTGGATACGTTCTTCAATATACGGCTTGTTTTAg ACGAGATCGTGGGTTTTGCTATACCTTGATGCGAATCGATCATGAGCTAGTGTCTAACACTACCAAGGAGTTACAGTATGAAAGAATATGTTATGGAAGTATAGCATTCAGCTATGCGATACCAAGCATTCTTCATCTCAGTGCATATTTGTATgcagtttatttatttagaatACGGGAGAACGAGCAGCTTCAAAACTTGATGGAGAGAGCTTTTCTCATGTCTTCAGACCCATCAGATCGCGGTAGTCAGAAGAGATTAGTTAGAATACTGTGGTTATTCATTGTGCTGAGCATTATATGGATGATCATAGCTTTGATCACTGTGAACTTAATGATGGCAAGAGGAATCATTGTATTTCAATGGCTTCATTCTAG TCCAGACCAGTTGAAgactgttttaaaattttttctgatcGTTTGTACCTTATGGCATGATATGGTTCAAGGAACGATTATAACAAGTTACTGCTTGCAAGGACAACTATTAATGTCGCATCTATACTTTCTACGAACCAAGTTACTCCAACATACATTGGCTCCGTTAGATTGGATGAag GAGATTagtgagtttaaaaaattgctgaaatatttcaatgatGATTTTGGTCCGGCAGTATGCATATACACTGTGGTAAATTTTTCGTGGGCTGCAGCTGGTATTTTATGGCTACTGAAATACGATAATGTCGATGTACAAAGCAGtccaattatttatattagtATTATAAATGTGTCTTTGTGGGTCGTGATATCATTAGCCCCTTTTATACAG GCAGCACGATTAACTTCAGCATGCTCAAGTATTCAAGGAATTGGGCATGAAATTCGCGTACGTCCATTCGTGTATCAGGACACTCCAGGATCGGACTTGGATACGATTCTATTATATGCATCTTCATTAAATATGTGCGCTAGATTATTCAGAGTACCTATAACTGGGAGGTATTTGTTGTTGGCATTAACTGTTGGGAGTATTGTTATGTTGATCCTAGGGCAGTGCCATTTTCTATCCAgcttataa
- the LOC124298512 gene encoding uncharacterized protein LOC124298512 isoform X2 → METHCVGEITERPDYENLSTSAVLHYCKCKILRPYLRLLGVMGLRPTSGDDIECSPCYSIFANLHTFQVLIFMCIGYVLQYTACFRRDRGFCYTLMRIDHELVSNTTKELQYERICYGSIAFSYAIPSILHLSAYLYAVYLFRIRENEQLQNLMERAFLMSSDPSDRGSQKRLVRILWLFIVLSIIWMIIALITVNLMMARGIIVFQWLHSSPDQLKTVLKFFLIVCTLWHDMVQGTIITSYCLQGQLLMSHLYFLRTKLLQHTLAPLDWMKEISEFKKLLKYFNDDFGPAVCIYTVVNFSWAAAGILWLLKYDNVDVQSSPIIYISIINVSLWVVISLAPFIQAARLTSACSSIQGIGHEIRVRPFVYQDTPGSDLDTILLYASSLNMCARLFRVPITGRYLLLALTVGSIVMLILGQCHFLSSL, encoded by the exons ATGGAGACCCATTGC GTTGGAGAAATTACCGAAAGACCAGATTATGAAAATCTCAGCACTTCAGCCGTCCTACATTATTGCAAATGCAAAATATTACGTCCCTATTTAAGACTTCTCGGAGTAATGGGATTGAGACCAACAAGTGGAGATGATATAGAGTGCTCGCcttgttattcaatttttgccAATCTGCACACTTTTCAAGTCCTTATATTCATGTGCATTGGATACGTTCTTCAATATACGGCTTGTTTTAg ACGAGATCGTGGGTTTTGCTATACCTTGATGCGAATCGATCATGAGCTAGTGTCTAACACTACCAAGGAGTTACAGTATGAAAGAATATGTTATGGAAGTATAGCATTCAGCTATGCGATACCAAGCATTCTTCATCTCAGTGCATATTTGTATgcagtttatttatttagaatACGGGAGAACGAGCAGCTTCAAAACTTGATGGAGAGAGCTTTTCTCATGTCTTCAGACCCATCAGATCGCGGTAGTCAGAAGAGATTAGTTAGAATACTGTGGTTATTCATTGTGCTGAGCATTATATGGATGATCATAGCTTTGATCACTGTGAACTTAATGATGGCAAGAGGAATCATTGTATTTCAATGGCTTCATTCTAG TCCAGACCAGTTGAAgactgttttaaaattttttctgatcGTTTGTACCTTATGGCATGATATGGTTCAAGGAACGATTATAACAAGTTACTGCTTGCAAGGACAACTATTAATGTCGCATCTATACTTTCTACGAACCAAGTTACTCCAACATACATTGGCTCCGTTAGATTGGATGAag GAGATTagtgagtttaaaaaattgctgaaatatttcaatgatGATTTTGGTCCGGCAGTATGCATATACACTGTGGTAAATTTTTCGTGGGCTGCAGCTGGTATTTTATGGCTACTGAAATACGATAATGTCGATGTACAAAGCAGtccaattatttatattagtATTATAAATGTGTCTTTGTGGGTCGTGATATCATTAGCCCCTTTTATACAG GCAGCACGATTAACTTCAGCATGCTCAAGTATTCAAGGAATTGGGCATGAAATTCGCGTACGTCCATTCGTGTATCAGGACACTCCAGGATCGGACTTGGATACGATTCTATTATATGCATCTTCATTAAATATGTGCGCTAGATTATTCAGAGTACCTATAACTGGGAGGTATTTGTTGTTGGCATTAACTGTTGGGAGTATTGTTATGTTGATCCTAGGGCAGTGCCATTTTCTATCCAgcttataa
- the LOC124298517 gene encoding M-phase phosphoprotein 6: MTTREVNKTKLSKGILEMKFMKRTKEKVEKQLFQEEGKEYFGAQLTNHMKKGSDKFIIEPSFVFCEGLLDGRVSFRGMNPEIERLMELEEEAKQALTRKQNETEISDEQMAKHYRSSAVDTMAKKFRTNHENKKYVRDDSIEIEPVEKKPKFLKPSD, translated from the exons atgacTACAAGAGAAGTGAACAAGACGAAATTGTCGAAAGGTATTTTGGAAATGAAG TTCATGAAACGAACCAAAGAGAAAGTTGAGAAGCAACTATTTCAAGAAGAAGGCAAAGAATACTTCGGGGCACAGCTGACTAATCACATGAAGAAAGGATC GGATAAATTCATCATTGAGCCAAGCTTTGTGTTTTGTGAAGGTTTGCTTGACGGTCGAGTGAGCTTTCGCGGTATGAATCCAGAGATAGAGAGACTGATGGAATTGGAAGAAGAAGCTAAGCAAGCTTTGACCCGGAAACAGAATGAAACTGAAATATCTGATGAACAGATGGCAAAGCATTACAGATCCTCAGCAGTGGATACaatggcaaaaaaattcaggacaAACCATGAAAACAAGAAATATGTAAGGGATGACAGCATCGAAATAGAACCCGTAGAGAAAAAAcctaaatttttgaaaccatCGGACTAA
- the LOC124298515 gene encoding AKT-interacting protein-like, with amino-acid sequence MIVTMSSRYTTTGIKGEGDVDDNFRQQGSLRKLLPSNSNGETQLAMSTRMIDRPPSTRSNREYAVFLQEYIILSEYNMMQKQDLKRIYVIPSANDSFLWFGVFFVRQGIYQGGVFRFTITLPPTFPDGGCPKVVFQPNVFHPLLKADTGELDTTWEFPEWKRNNRVWQLVQYIVKVFSKIDSKMPSINEEALMLFASNIESFQKKARASVTESLSQLYDPPSTDDPHYITFTPYDSSSHDGIKEEILKSKKEEENKVLGFSWVQPGSLQPFSKPETR; translated from the exons atGATTGTAACGATGTCATCGAGATATACAACGACCGGGATCAAG GGCGAAGGAGATGTGGACGACAACTTCAGGCAGCAAGGATCGTTAAGGAAATTGTTGCCATCCAATAGTAATGGAGAGACACAGCTTGCCATGTCCACTAGGATGATCGATAGACCTCCTTCGACTCGCAGTAACAGAGAATATGCTGTGTTCTTACAAGAGTATATAATTCTTTCTGAATA TAATATGATGCAGAAACAAGATCTAAAAAGAATTTATGTGATTCCATCTGCAAATGACTCATTTT TATGGTTTGGAGTCTTCTTTGTTAGACAAGGGATTTACCAAGGTGGCGTATTCAGATTCACAATTACCTTGCCCCCAACTTTTCCCGACGGTGGTTGTCCG AAAGTTGTATTTCAACCGAATGTATTTCATCCATTATTGAAGGCTGATACTGGAGAGTTAGATACAACGTGGGAATTTCCTGAATGGAAACGAAACAATAGAGTTTGGCAATTAGTGCAGTACATTGTCAAGGTCTTTTCCAAAATCGATTCAAAGATGCCGTCCATCAATGAAGAAGCTCTGATGTT ATTTGCAAGTAACATTGAAAGTTTCCAAAAAAAAGCTAGGGCAAGTGTTACAGAGAGTTTGAGTCAGCTTTACGATCCACCTTCAACTGACGATCCGCATTACATTACTTTTACCCCTTATGATAGTTCATCGCACGATGGTATCAAGGAGGAGATATTAAAATCAAAG aaggaagaggaaaataaGGTGCTTGGATTTTCTTGGGTACAGCCAGGATCGCTTCAGCCTTTTTCAAAACCCGAAACAAGATAA
- the LOC124298516 gene encoding UPF0598 protein CG30010, whose translation MNRPKTVFHLMFNLKSLSNNRLIPYSGFSSIYKYLSNHRPRSICTLSRRTLVSYIQGQSPEPRIREYFYYIDHQGMLFLDDSRMKNFTSCFKEKKFLAFFFTRLRKNETGRYMDDFPYLSPCGRERNFVRCDDLPIVFTHVIQKEDLDTGGVKNQFSYAHADELLTVPFEPARIFMSMETGRVYHPAPKIAGGIGLVRSKLALEFSKYFEFHNGEEQSPTHFSWDNNRHELDSEWHKKIAKKVL comes from the exons ATGAATCGTCCTAAAACAGTTTTCCACCTAATGTTCAATCTCAAATCCCTTTCAAACAACAGATTAATACCTTATTCTGGCTTTTCCTCGATCTATAAATATCTATCAAATCACCGTCCGCGTTCAATATGTACACTCAGCAGAAGAACTCTCGTCTCTTATATACAAGGACAATCGCCCGAACCTCGAATTCGCGAATATTTCTATTACATCGATCACCAAGGAATG TTGTTTCTTGATGATTCTCGAATGAAGAACTTCACCTCTTGTTTTAAAG agaaaaagtttttggcATTCTTCTTCACAAGACTTCGCAAAAATGAAACTGGCCGTTATATGGATGATTTTCCCTACCTGTCACCATGTGGAAGAGAACGAAATTTCGTCAGATGTGATGATCTTCCAATCGTGTTTACACATGTCATTCAAAAGGAAGATTTAGATACTGGAggagtgaaaaatcaatttagttATGCTCATGCCGATGAGTTACTGACG GTTCCTTTTGAGCCAGCAAGAATCTTCATGAGCATGGAAACTGGACGAGTTTATCATCCTGCACCAAAAATTGCTGGTGGCATAGGCTTGGTGCGATCTAAGCTAGCATTAGAATTTAGCAAATACTTTGAATTCCATAATGGTGAAGAACAAAGTCCAACGCATTTTTCTTGGGACAATAATAGACATGAACTGGATTCCGAATGGCATAAAAAAATAGCTAAAAAAGttctgtga